The sequence GACTAAGCATTCGAGTAAATACTAATTCTTTGACGTAATATTCTTTTCTGTAAATGCGTAATTAAACATACCTATTTAAATTTAGATCTTTATTGAAGCCCTTCTTGATGAAAGTATTTTTAGATTCTAAGTCAGAAGCATCTTTTAGTAAATGTGGGTTATATCGATGGCATTTAAAACGTCTTTTGAGCAAAAGGCGAAGTAAGATTATTTTTATAGGTTTAAACCCTTCAAAGGCTAATTCGAATTTTGATGACCCCACTATCAAACGGCTTATTAATTTCAGTTTTTCTTGGGGTTATGGGTCATTAATAGTCATTAATTTGTTTGCAAGGGTTAGTTGTTCACCTAGGATTCTTAAACTATGTTCTGATCCAATTGGAGAAAGAAATGATCAGGAGATAGAAGGCTTTCTTTATCAATGGTCTCAAGATTCTAGTTTTGATCTTTGGTTAGGATGGGGAAATCAGGGCACTTTGCAAAAGCGTGAAATTGATGTATTGCGCTTGGTTCAAAGACATTCAAACAATCGTTTATTTCAATTCCCTTGCGCCCTAGGACCACTAGCAATTGGACTTACAAAAAAAGGACACCCTCGGCACCCTCTCTATATCTCTCAGAAAGAGGTCTTAAAGCCTTTTGATTTGAGCTAGAGATTCCACTGGGTAATGTTTCGTGGTTTAGGTATAGAACAAAAGCCTTTTAACCTTAAAGAAAATAAAGGTTCTATTCAATTTGCAATTCTTTGTGCGTTTTACTGGTTGAAGATGTTTGAGTTGACTACCTGTTGGAGTTTTTTGAAGTTATATAAGAGGATCAGAAACGCTTTAATGGGGGTAATTTTCAATGTGTCGTTAATGAGATTGGGGGCAAACTTCTGTCCCTATGCCTAAAAATTTTTCTACAGTGATGGTTCAATTCCAATTCCCAATTTTTTATGACACCTGAGCGGTTAGGGCTGCTTTGGGGTCTCACCGTTTTCGCAGGCGCGGGAGCAAGGTTGTTAGCTGTTCTTACTGGTTTTCCTGGTGTTGTACTCCTTTTGCTTTCAGGACTCCTTATAGGTCGTTCTGGATTGGGTTTGGTTGAGCCTCTCGACTTAGGGCAAGGTCTGGAAACAATAGTTGGTCTTTTAGTGAGCCTTGTGCTTTTTGATGGGGGACTCAAATTGCGACTTCCAGGTGACACTCTTAAAACCACGGTTCTGAGGATATCGCTAATAAGACTTGTCTTTTCCCTTGCTGCAGGATTGCTTGCAGCTCACTGGCTTGCTGGTTTGGGTTGGTCTGTAGCTGCTGTATATAGCGCAATTGTCTTGGCTACAGGACCAACTGTAGTAACACCACTTGTACAGCAGATCAGGTTGGCGGCACCTTTAGGCGATGTTCTTGAGGCGGAAGGTCTGGTTCTCGAGCCTGTTGGAGCGGTTTTGGCTTTGTTGCTATTGGAATTGTTGCTTGGAGATTTACATGGCTTGAGGGAATTAGCTATTGGTTTGTTAGCACGCCTTGGAGGAGGCATTGGAATTGGTTTGTTGGTTGGTTGGTTGCTCTCAGAATGCTTGAGGCGACTTAAGCCCAATCCTTCTATTGGAATAAGACTGCAGCTAACTCTTGGCTTTTTATTCCTCCTTTATGGCACTTGTGAATGGTTATTG comes from Prochlorococcus sp. MIT 1307 and encodes:
- a CDS encoding DUF1643 domain-containing protein — protein: MKVFLDSKSEASFSKCGLYRWHLKRLLSKRRSKIIFIGLNPSKANSNFDDPTIKRLINFSFSWGYGSLIVINLFARVSCSPRILKLCSDPIGERNDQEIEGFLYQWSQDSSFDLWLGWGNQGTLQKREIDVLRLVQRHSNNRLFQFPCALGPLAIGLTKKGHPRHPLYISQKEVLKPFDLS
- a CDS encoding cation:proton antiporter, which encodes MTPERLGLLWGLTVFAGAGARLLAVLTGFPGVVLLLLSGLLIGRSGLGLVEPLDLGQGLETIVGLLVSLVLFDGGLKLRLPGDTLKTTVLRISLIRLVFSLAAGLLAAHWLAGLGWSVAAVYSAIVLATGPTVVTPLVQQIRLAAPLGDVLEAEGLVLEPVGAVLALLLLELLLGDLHGLRELAIGLLARLGGGIGIGLLVGWLLSECLRRLKPNPSIGIRLQLTLGFLFLLYGTCEWLLPESGLPASVAAGVVVGRRPTTQANELDQLIRELAQLAITMLFPLLAADVSWGELSPLGWGGVTCVLVLMLVVRPVAVSLATIGLPLDLRQKLFLAWLAPRGIVTAAVASLFSIRLEQAGVLGAGRLQGLVFLTILMTVGLQGLTAQPIAKFLGLLATDEPKNEVLDKLDTASKSL